From the Sphingobacteruim zhuxiongii genome, the window ATCATTGATGGTCGTCCTCAAGTAATTGACAATTTCAAAGAGCTCTTTATCTGATAAAAATCCAAAAGAGGGCATAGCATATTCTTCATTCTTAGCACCATTTAATACCGTATGCATGAGTCTCTCATTATCCGCGACAATCGCTGAATTCTTTAAGGCAGGATAAATATTTTCCAATCCAACACCTTTGTCTTTGTGACATGAAAAACAGAATTTTTGATACAATATTTCTCCAGCTTTCCCCTCTACTTTCGGGTTGAGATCATTGGCTTTTAATGGTGTTTTCGTTGCCTTATCAACCTTACTAATCCGCAGTATCCTATCATCTCGCTCGGCAGGACTAGTCATTGGGTTCCAATCATGATTCGATGTACAGATATAAATATCTCCTTCAGGAGAGACACAGATATCACGAATCCGACCGTATAGCTTTTCTAAGAAGAGTTCTTCTTTAACGATCTTATCCCCCTGAGGATTTAATTTCAACACTCTTAAGCCTTGTCCTTTCAACATTGTTAATAGTAAGCTGTTTTTCCATTCTGGAATATTCGGAGCGTCATAGTAGTCCAAACCGGCAGGAGCAATTGTGGGAGTCCAAGAGATCAAAGGATCAATCGTTCCATTTGCTTTTTGAAACGCTATTTCGACATCATTATCTGACTTTCCTTCAATTACGGGGAATCCATAGTTTTTACCGGCACGAATTAGGTTGATTTCATCTTCAGTAGCATCCCCATGTTCGGATGTATAAATCCGTTGATCAGGGGTAACTACCATTCCTTGCATATTTCTAAAACCGTAAGCATATACATAGGAATTTGGCATTGGGTTATCCGAAGGAATTTTACCCTCCAAATCCAGGCGTAAGACTTTACCATTAGGATTACTTAAATCCTGTGGCGCCTCGTAGTGTGCTTGATCACCCGTTGCCCAAAGAATACAGTCTTTACCATGGAATGCTAACCGCGAACCAGAGTGCCCCTTTCCGGAGACAAAGGATAATAATACTTTTGGGTTAATCAGCGTATCTCCCTGTACGGTATATCGTTCAAGAATATTGTATCGTAAGGAGTCTGCTTTTATTTGTTTGTAATGAATATAAACGTAAGGAAACTTATCTTGATCAGGATGAACAAGCATAGACTGCGCCCCTTCTGGCCTTGCCCCTATCGGGAGTTTCAAAACAATTCTCTTCTCTCCTGTTTTTGGATTTACTTTAGTGATATAACCGCGCTCTTCGCTAACCCAAATCCAATTATCAGGTCCCCATACTAATTCCCATGGCACGACCAAACTATCGGCAACAACACTGACGCCTAGTACCGTAGAGTCCAATTGCAAATTTTCCTCAATTTCCTGATTAAAACGTTCGCCCTGACAGGAATGGCATAATAGATAAACAATTGATACAAAGAAAGGTAGTATCAACCGTGCTTTATTTCTTTTCATATTTTGATACTTAAATATTTTGCAGACTAATCAACTCTCCGTTAGTTTGCTTACTGCGATCAGCAGCAATTGTGAATGCAATAATCTTCAGTGTCTCTTGCAGTGAAACTGGAGCAATACCCGTTTTAAAGAATTGAAGAATAGCTGCCGCTAAATTGTCATAACCCCCAAATTTCCCGATTTCGAGATTGTTCTTACTGCCTAAAACGAATCCCCCAAAACCAGAGGCTCCATTTCTAAAACCTCGAAAGGTACCAATCCGACCATCGTTCCAAAAACCAATCAAATAATCAAAATCGGGAGTTGAAATTCGCTTCACCGCTTTGCAATCCGCGCCCATGATGGCAAACAGCATTTCTATTCCATGAACCCCATACCACAGTAATTCAGGTAAGTTTGGCTCTAATGAGGCCGGGCTAAAGGTATGTGCGCCTAAAATGTCCCCCAAGTCATGTTCTTTTAGAGCGAGAATGCTATCATTAAAGCGGAGACTCGAAGATGAAAATACCGGAACATTATATTTCTCAGCAGCTTTAACAATCGCTACGGCGTCGTCCCAATTTCCAGCGAGGGGCTTATCAATAAACATAGGCTTACCTGCTTTCATTACTTCCAAGGCTTGCTCCAAATGCACGTGACCATCATTACTTGTTAAAATAATGTAGTCCACCATTTTCAACAAATGTTCTATGGAGTCGACAATTTCAACCCCCATATCACGCATTTGCTGTGTATACTTCGGCACATTCTTAATCCTATATTCAAGCGTCTTGCTCCCTTTTGGAAATGCGGCGACAACGGAAAACAGCGCGCTGTCCTTTATTCTTCCACTGGAAATTGATTTAGTTAACTCTACCGCGTGTAAAGCGTCCAATCCGATAACGCCAATTCTCTTTTTATCCATGTCAAACAATCAATTTTTATTATCTAACAGAACAAATACTGAATATGCCATGCTCAAGATTGCCGTTTTTAGGCTCGGATCTAAAACTGGTTGAAACTTACCGTTGTGCACTGGATAATTCATAACTTTCCCGTCTGCGGTTGCCCTTTCGTTGGACGTTCCAACAGAGTAGATCAACGTAGGAAGCGTTGGCTCTAACGCTGTGTAATTACTAAAATCTTCACCTACCATTTCTGGAGTAAGGTGTATGATATTTTCAGCTCCCAACACCTTTTCCAATTGTTGCGAGAGCAAATTCGTCAATGCAGGATTATTATAAACTGAAGGTGTGTATTGTTCATTAACCTTTACAATTGGCAAATCTGCTTCTTTAACGTTACTAGCAATGGCAATTCCCCGAGCTGTATTTTTTATACGATCGAGGAGAAACTGTCTATTCTCCTTACCAAAAGAACGTACGGTAAGCTTCATTTCGACTTCATTTGGAATAATATTCCCAAGGGTTCCGCCATGAATCGCACCGACGGTAATTACCGATGGTGAGTTAACTGGTGAAAGCTCACGACTCACAATTGTCTGTAATGAAAGTACAATCTTTGATGCGATGACAATAGGATCGATACCTGTATGCGGACTTGCACCATGTCCCCCCTTTCCTCTGACCACAATAGCGACATTATCGACATTTGACAATGCAAAACCGGGACAATAACCAACAGTGCCGGCTTTTAAATTTGGATTTACATGTATTGCCAATGCATAATCCGGTTTAGGAAATTTGGTAAACAAACCGTCAGCAATCATTGCCCTTGCACCAGCACCTATTTCTTCCGCTGGTTGCCCAACGAATACTAGCGTACCCTTCCATTTTGATTTCATCTGCATAAATATCTTTGCAAGACCTAACCAGGTAGTCATGTGAAAATCATGCCCGCAAGCATGCATAACTGGAGTTTCCTTACCGGACGGATCTTTGACTACTTTCGTACTCGCGAAGGGCAATCCCGTTTCCTCCAAGATTGGAAGTGCGTCCATATCTGTCCGAATCATAACCGTTGGACCATCCCCATTTGCCAGAACACCAACGATTCCAAATCCCCCAACATTTTCGGTTACTTGAATTCCTAACTTACCAAGTTCTGCAACCAACAATTTAGAGGTGTTTGCCTCTTGCAGTGATAGTTCAGGATTGGCATGTAGTTCTTGATAAATAGTTACTAATTGAGGATAGCTCTGTTCAATAAGGTGGTTAATTTCCTTCACATGCTTTTGTTGGCCCTGTGCCTGTCGACTAAAAAAACAACAGCACAATAGGACGATCAATATTCTAAACATCATCTATTAATTAAAAGCCGAAATCATTATTTAAAAGAGACCCCAGATGGGGTCTCATACTATCTTTTCTTATTTCCAACCTGGATTTTGCACCAATTGCGGATTTAAAGTAATCTCGCTCATTGGGATTGGGTTAAGGTAATCACGGTCAATTTTAAATCCATAACCTCCCGGCAGACGGGTCTTAAATGGATCTAAGAAACCATTATTATCCACAGGAAAACTTGGCGTGTTGACAAATTGCGAAGCTTTAGTCCCTAACGGACGTTTACCTACGATCAACTCATCTGCTGCTGCCCAACGTGCAATATCGTCCCAGCGCAAATTCTCAAATACCATTTCAACTTTTCGCTCTCTTCTAATCTCATTAATTAATGGTGAAAGTGCAGGAAACTCCCATTTTGGATCCACAGGGATACTCGATAGATTCAAGTTCGGAATACCTGATCGATTACGAATTTTATTAATCGTTTTATCAATATCGGATTGCGTAACTGATCCAAGCTCGGCTTTTGCCTCAATATAATTAAGTAGGATCTCTGCGAATCGATATTGCGCTGTTGGCGTTTCTTCAAAATTAAGATGATGATAAGACATAATTGGATTATAGTCTTTTCGTCTAACATATCCAGTAGGTGAAGAGAAGGTGTTACCTGAAAACATTCTCACATATACATCTTGCCATTTCTTAGCGTTCCCAGAAGCATCAATTTGCCAATCCAAGCTCGGATTGAAAATAGTTTGCATCATACGAGGGTCTCTATTTTCGGTTTCCGTACTGATATTAGTATATCCTTTAAAAAGTGGACTAGTAGAAATCGGCAAGCCGTCTGTACATAAATACGAATCCGCAAACTCTTTCGTAAGTCCGAATCCTCCTGGAACTTCCAAAGCACTCAACTTATTGTGGCTATGAATTCCCAAAGCAATATTCATCTTTGTCCAAAACATCACCTCCGTGTTGGTTGCATATTCTCGCATTCCAAATAAATTCACATAGTCAACTTGCGGTTTTCCAGTGGTATAAATAGCATATTGTCCGGAAGCCATCACCTGCTCCGCGGCTGCAATTGCTTTCTGGAAATATTTGTTTGGATTAGCATTCTGTACTCCAAATGCAGTTCCATTATGATATTTCTGCCAAGTCCCCTCAAATAAGGCTACTCTTGACTGCAATAGTAAAGCTACCCACTTATTTATACGCGTCCCTTCATCTAGCTTCGACTCGCTCAGATACATAACTGCAGAGTCTAAATGCGTAATAATATTATCTGCTACTATATTCCTAGGAGTTCTCTTTTCAAAAAGCTCGGGAGAATCCGTATTCAACACTTTATCTAGCCATTGTACATCGCCAATGCTCTTTAATAAATTGAAATAGAAGAACGCTTTAAAGAAATGCGCCTCTCCAACATATTGTTTATAAGTATCAAATTCCCCTTCCACATTTTTATACTGTTGGAAAAAGTAATTGATGCTTCGAATATTACTGTAGTTCAATGCCGGAGCACTGTTAATTGTTCTTATCCCTTCTAATCGTTCATCAATACTGTTTTGAGTTAGATAAACGTCTGTTCCCAAGTCTCCACCTGCTTGAGTTCTGACATTAAAATTCCCGCGTTCATAATATTGATTAACGTAGAGTTTTAAGTCATTAGGTGTCTTGAAGAATACCGGTTCTGAGATAGCGTCTAATGGATATCGATCCAAATAGTCTCCTCTCTTACACGCGCTCAGCGCCAATACGCCAGCAGATACCAATACTATATATTTAAGTAATTTCATGTTATTCAGATTAATCGATTCTAAAATGTAAGATTTATCCCAAAAGAAAACATCTGATTAATTGGGTAAATCTCACCCATATCCACTCCACCATCGCGAGGATTTGAAGCCACTGCCGTCTCTGGCTCATAGAGTTTCGGAAGTGTAGAAAATGTCAGTAAGTTTTCTGCCGAGAAATAAACTCGTGCACGACTCACGTAAACTTTTTCCAGCATATTTTTAGGTAATGAATAGCCGATTTGAAGATTCTTCAATCGTATATAAGAAGCATTCAACACATAACGACTTTGGTCCTGTGTGTTCTTATTTCGTTCAGCAGAAAAATAAGGTTTCGGAAAATAAGAGTCCGTATTTGGTCCAAACATATTTGTCTCATCAGCAGGACGCCAATAATCTAACATTTTCCCGTCTTGAAAAATACCAGAATTTGCCGGTGCAGCCATCAGACCCCAAAAATACTCGGAGGTTGTGTTCGGCAGAAAATCACGCTTTCCAACGCCTTGCCAGAACATATTGAAGTCAAAACCTTTCCATGTCAATCCCGCAGATACCGAATAAAAGTATCTAGGTGCCGTGTTTGCTATAATCGACAAATCACCATGATTGCTTAATGTTCGATCACCTTCGTTGATTTTACCATCTGCATTTAGGTCCTTATAGATCATATCACCTGGACCCCACTTGTTGTGATAAAAAGATTGATCCGGCATACTTTCACCTGCTGACTGCATAATACGGTCAGTTGTCAATCCCCATACCTCGCCATATTCTTTTCCTGAATACCAACTATGCACAAGCCCCGTCTGGTTATAGTATTCTAATATTTTAGTCTTGTTATCTGAGAAACTTGCTTTCAAATTATAACCCAAATTTTCGGATATTTTATCGTTCCATCCTAAACTCAATTCATAACCTTTTGTCGAAAGTTTCGCATTATTACTTTGAGGCAAGGTTGCGCCTAGCGTTCCAGGAAGCTGTGCTGTTGGCCCTAACATATCCGAAGTAACTCGATTGTACCAGTCAAAGACAAAATCTAATCGACCTGAAAGCAGGGAGCCTTCCGCCCCAATATCAAGCGTTGTAATTTTTTCCCAAGTTAAATCAGGACTTAACAAGCCTGGAGCCGAAGCATACAAAGGAATTTCATTACCAATAAGGTAGCCTGGATTGGTTGAATTATCCGTAATTCTTCGGTATCGAATTGGGATCGTAGGCAAATATTGATAATTGACCACATTTTGATTCCCTAAAGCTCCGTATGATCCTCTAAGCTTAAAGAAGCTTAAATATGGTCTTATTGGCTCCCAAAACTCTTCTTTCGAGATGTTATATCCTGCCGAGAAGGAAGGGAAAAATCCCCATCTTTTTTCTGGTGCAAAACGCGAAGAGCCATCATAACGAGCACTCAACTCTAAAAGATATTTTTCTTTAAAGTTGTAGTTTAATCGTCCGAAAACACCTTGGGTTGCCCAATGTTCCATGGAATCATCCAAAGTAAAATCACCAGTAGCTGTACTGATTGAAGCTACTTGATCTGAAATCAAGTTCCGTTTATATCCATATAAGCCTTTGGACTTGTCTAAATCCTCTTCGTAACCGATCAAACCTTTAATATAATGCGAACCAATATTTCGCTCATAAGAAGTAAATATGCTCAACAAGTTATACTGCGCCTGATGAAGAGAAGAACGGTATCCTGAGGCTGCTTCTCCGATATTTCCAGTCGCGCCATTTGGAATTGGCACAGGAACCGGTAGCGGATTTTGCGTATTAGAGCCCCAACGATAATTGTACTTGTATGAAAAATTGGTTTTCCATCCTTTAATAGGTTCAACTTCTGCTCCTAGGTTCATCCATAGATCGTGGTCTTCCGTTAAGATTCTGCCACCTTTATCTAATACCAACACTAAAGGATTGGAAACGCTGCCATCGATATTATGCATCGGCATGGTTGGCCAAAAATTTATAAATTGAGACCAAGTATAAGTACGTTCCAATCCAACCATTCCTAATGGCAGGTTATTGTTACTTCTTCCGTATCTCGAACTAAAGCTAAAAGATAGCCAGTCCGCCACTTGAGAGTTTACATTCGCTAAGATATTATAGCGTTTATAACCATCATTTCCCCATGTTGCTGCTCCCGGTTGATCATATAAACCTGTACTTACATAAAACTGGTTTTTATCACTTCCACCACTCAGGTTAATATTATGCTTTTGTTGCAAAAACGACTTTTTGTAGTATTCGCGCGTCCAATTATAGTTTGCGTTTCCGTCCCAACGACCACGCCAAAGGTTATAAGGTGGTTTGTTCGGATCATATTCAGTTAAATACGTTCCGTCTATATATCCTTTAATTCGATCCAATTGCTCCTGTCCGAAAGTTGGGGTAATGCCTGCATTAACAGCTGCCTGATTAAAGGCGGTTGCATAAACCAAAGAACTCTCCATATTTGGAACATAAATCGGCACATTGGCGGAAATATTGTTACTGTATTCAATACGTGTCGGTTGATTCTTAGCACCTTTCTTAGTCGTAATCAAAACAACACCAAAAGCGGCACGCGATCCATAAACAGCAGATGCAGAGGCGTCCTTTAGAATTGAAATACTCTCTACATTTTCTGGATCTACTAAGTTAATATTGGATTCTACCCCATCGACTAAGATCAGGGGAGTTGTATTTCCAGAAATAGAACCTACACCACGAATTTGCCATTTCTGTGTGGCACCAGGTTCACCTCCAAGGCTATTCAAGGAGATATTCGTACTTGGCGCAGCTCCTTGAATTAACATAGAAATGTTTGCTGCCGGTCTATTTGCTAATTCTTCCTTACCGACCACGTCGATTGCACCAGTCAGATTTACCTTCTTCTGGGTACCGTATCCCACAACAACGACTTCGTCCACTTGTTGTTCTGCATCTTGTAGCGTAATATTTTTCCTACCGTAATCCTTAACGGTAATTTTTACGGTTGTATACCCTATTAGGGAAAACTGAAGCTCATCGTCGAGGCGCACATTTTCAAGCTCAAAATCTCCATTTTGATCCGTCGTTAATGTGTTGCCGTTCGTTAAATTTCGTATGGTTACCGCAGCCAAGCCTTCTCCAGCTTGAGAACTAACCCTTCCCGCGAGTTTTTGCTGAACAACTTCAACAGGTACAGTCTCCGTTACTTTAGGAGCGCCCTTTTTTAAAACAATCGTTCCTTCATAAACAGAATAGGTCAAAGGCTGCCCTTCAAGCAACTTATCGAGGACGACCTTCAGTGGTGCATCCGTCACATGAAGGCTAACTCTTTTACTGTTCTTTAACAGCTCGTCTTGATAAATAAAACGATAGCCTGTCTGCTTTTTTATGGAGCTTATTGCCGACTCCATTGAATTATTTGACAAATGGAGTGTTACAGTTTGTGCCAGTCCTTTAGAAAGGGCATTCATACTGCAAAAAATGAGGATTAAAATCGTCAATTTCATCACAAGGATAATTTTGAATAGCGTTTGCCAACGGTATGCGTACCGTTGAATTGATAAGATATTATCCATACCTTTGAATAGATTTAGGTTAAAAAAAATGTTAGTTCATTCGATAGGCCTGATCTTCAACTGGGGGTATGAGGGTACCTCCAGTTTCTAAGCCTTTCTTGGTTAAGTCGTGGTTTTTATCATAATTTCAGCTTTTAAGTTTTATTTACTTTATCAGTAAGGTTCGGTCTTTAATTTCTATTTGGTATCCCGTTAGATCGCTCAACACGCTACATACCATCTTTATCGAAGCACTCTTTTTTATCCCACCCTTGAAACGCTTATTGGTCAGCGTCGATTGTATTTTCAAATCAACATCATACCACCTCGCAACCTCCTCGAGAACCTCTTTCAATCCTTTACTATCAAAGTAAAAGTAGCCATCCTTCCATGCTAACGCTTCTTCGGTATCGGCCTCTTTCATCACGATCTGACCATTCCCCGTTATCACAGAATAGCCAGGAACAACCTCCTGCACATTGCCATTACTCCGAACTTTTATTTTCCCTTCTGTAAGGATCGTTTTGATTCTGTCTTTATAGAGATGTGTATTGATATTAAAGGCGGTACCTAATGCTTCAACTTGCGTCCCTTCGACTTCTACGCGAAATGGTTTTGACTTATCCTTGGCGATCTCAAAATATGCCTCGCCTTTCATCCGCACTTTTCGCTCATTCCCAGGAAATGCGGCAGGAAAATCCAGTTCGGAATCCGAATTTAACCAAACCTTTGTTCCATCGGCCAAGATTAACTTAAACGAGCCTCCGACGGGCACCTTTAACTGATGATGCTCATCAGATACATTGTGCATCTTCTGATAGTCCAACGCGGCACCGTTTAAGGAAAGCTTGATATCACCATCTGTTAAACTATCCGCAGCAATATTTGTTAAATCGACAATTCTTCCATCAGAAAGTGTCAATATGGCTTTATCTTCACCAGGAACAATCGGCCGTATTTCCTTTGCCAACTGCTTTTTTTCATGCTTATCCGCTTTGTTGATAAACACGAAGGTTGAAAATGAACCAATGAGTACAATACTTGCAGCGATGGCCCACCATCGAAAACGAAAAGTCTTAATACCTTTCTTCTTAGCTTGTTGCTTTTCTAAAATTAGGCTCCATTGACTTTCTTTCGATACTTCATCATAAATAGGCATTCTTTGCGCTATCTCACTCAATCGCAAGTCCTTCTCATCTAGCCATTTGTCCAGAGAGGCGTATCTTTCTCGAAAGCGTTCAAGTTCAGCGAGCTCATCGTTGGATAATTCATCCGTGAGAAATCGCGTGACTAGCTCAGTAATTCTAAACTGTTCTTGATTCATTGGTTGTACATAATCTAGATTCCTCTCTCCCTACCCTTCTAAAGACTAAGACACATCAGAAATAAAAAAGGATGAAAGAAAACTTAAAAAAAGAGTAAAATAAAATTTTTTAACGTTGCTAAGCTTGGAGAAAGCCGCCCACGAAGAAGTTCTAGCGATCTTTTCTTCTGTGTTTTTATCGTATTAATCGACACCCCGCATAATTCAGCCACTTCACTGTTAGACTTTCCTTCAAGGTAGGTAAGTCTACATACTTCTTGACATCCTTTAGGTAAGGATTGTATCGCCGTATATAATTTATTAAGTGCTTCTGCACTTATTATAGCATCCAACACATCTTCATCAGAAACCTCCTGAATCGGATTCTCTAGGTTATATGCTTCCGAGATTTTTAAATGTCTTGTATAGTTTAATGACGCATTTCGAACCGCGGTATATAAATAGCTCTTGACTGCA encodes:
- a CDS encoding PQQ-dependent sugar dehydrogenase, which produces MKRNKARLILPFFVSIVYLLCHSCQGERFNQEIEENLQLDSTVLGVSVVADSLVVPWELVWGPDNWIWVSEERGYITKVNPKTGEKRIVLKLPIGARPEGAQSMLVHPDQDKFPYVYIHYKQIKADSLRYNILERYTVQGDTLINPKVLLSFVSGKGHSGSRLAFHGKDCILWATGDQAHYEAPQDLSNPNGKVLRLDLEGKIPSDNPMPNSYVYAYGFRNMQGMVVTPDQRIYTSEHGDATEDEINLIRAGKNYGFPVIEGKSDNDVEIAFQKANGTIDPLISWTPTIAPAGLDYYDAPNIPEWKNSLLLTMLKGQGLRVLKLNPQGDKIVKEELFLEKLYGRIRDICVSPEGDIYICTSNHDWNPMTSPAERDDRILRISKVDKATKTPLKANDLNPKVEGKAGEILYQKFCFSCHKDKGVGLENIYPALKNSAIVADNERLMHTVLNGAKNEEYAMPSFGFLSDKELFEIVNYLRTTINDSQDSITIDEIAKARKK
- a CDS encoding Gfo/Idh/MocA family protein; the encoded protein is MDKKRIGVIGLDALHAVELTKSISSGRIKDSALFSVVAAFPKGSKTLEYRIKNVPKYTQQMRDMGVEIVDSIEHLLKMVDYIILTSNDGHVHLEQALEVMKAGKPMFIDKPLAGNWDDAVAIVKAAEKYNVPVFSSSSLRFNDSILALKEHDLGDILGAHTFSPASLEPNLPELLWYGVHGIEMLFAIMGADCKAVKRISTPDFDYLIGFWNDGRIGTFRGFRNGASGFGGFVLGSKNNLEIGKFGGYDNLAAAILQFFKTGIAPVSLQETLKIIAFTIAADRSKQTNGELISLQNI
- a CDS encoding M20 metallopeptidase family protein — its product is MKEINHLIEQSYPQLVTIYQELHANPELSLQEANTSKLLVAELGKLGIQVTENVGGFGIVGVLANGDGPTVMIRTDMDALPILEETGLPFASTKVVKDPSGKETPVMHACGHDFHMTTWLGLAKIFMQMKSKWKGTLVFVGQPAEEIGAGARAMIADGLFTKFPKPDYALAIHVNPNLKAGTVGYCPGFALSNVDNVAIVVRGKGGHGASPHTGIDPIVIASKIVLSLQTIVSRELSPVNSPSVITVGAIHGGTLGNIIPNEVEMKLTVRSFGKENRQFLLDRIKNTARGIAIASNVKEADLPIVKVNEQYTPSVYNNPALTNLLSQQLEKVLGAENIIHLTPEMVGEDFSNYTALEPTLPTLIYSVGTSNERATADGKVMNYPVHNGKFQPVLDPSLKTAILSMAYSVFVLLDNKN
- a CDS encoding RagB/SusD family nutrient uptake outer membrane protein, whose translation is MKLLKYIVLVSAGVLALSACKRGDYLDRYPLDAISEPVFFKTPNDLKLYVNQYYERGNFNVRTQAGGDLGTDVYLTQNSIDERLEGIRTINSAPALNYSNIRSINYFFQQYKNVEGEFDTYKQYVGEAHFFKAFFYFNLLKSIGDVQWLDKVLNTDSPELFEKRTPRNIVADNIITHLDSAVMYLSESKLDEGTRINKWVALLLQSRVALFEGTWQKYHNGTAFGVQNANPNKYFQKAIAAAEQVMASGQYAIYTTGKPQVDYVNLFGMREYATNTEVMFWTKMNIALGIHSHNKLSALEVPGGFGLTKEFADSYLCTDGLPISTSPLFKGYTNISTETENRDPRMMQTIFNPSLDWQIDASGNAKKWQDVYVRMFSGNTFSSPTGYVRRKDYNPIMSYHHLNFEETPTAQYRFAEILLNYIEAKAELGSVTQSDIDKTINKIRNRSGIPNLNLSSIPVDPKWEFPALSPLINEIRRERKVEMVFENLRWDDIARWAAADELIVGKRPLGTKASQFVNTPSFPVDNNGFLDPFKTRLPGGYGFKIDRDYLNPIPMSEITLNPQLVQNPGWK
- a CDS encoding TonB-dependent receptor; the protein is MDNILSIQRYAYRWQTLFKIILVMKLTILILIFCSMNALSKGLAQTVTLHLSNNSMESAISSIKKQTGYRFIYQDELLKNSKRVSLHVTDAPLKVVLDKLLEGQPLTYSVYEGTIVLKKGAPKVTETVPVEVVQQKLAGRVSSQAGEGLAAVTIRNLTNGNTLTTDQNGDFELENVRLDDELQFSLIGYTTVKITVKDYGRKNITLQDAEQQVDEVVVVGYGTQKKVNLTGAIDVVGKEELANRPAANISMLIQGAAPSTNISLNSLGGEPGATQKWQIRGVGSISGNTTPLILVDGVESNINLVDPENVESISILKDASASAVYGSRAAFGVVLITTKKGAKNQPTRIEYSNNISANVPIYVPNMESSLVYATAFNQAAVNAGITPTFGQEQLDRIKGYIDGTYLTEYDPNKPPYNLWRGRWDGNANYNWTREYYKKSFLQQKHNINLSGGSDKNQFYVSTGLYDQPGAATWGNDGYKRYNILANVNSQVADWLSFSFSSRYGRSNNNLPLGMVGLERTYTWSQFINFWPTMPMHNIDGSVSNPLVLVLDKGGRILTEDHDLWMNLGAEVEPIKGWKTNFSYKYNYRWGSNTQNPLPVPVPIPNGATGNIGEAASGYRSSLHQAQYNLLSIFTSYERNIGSHYIKGLIGYEEDLDKSKGLYGYKRNLISDQVASISTATGDFTLDDSMEHWATQGVFGRLNYNFKEKYLLELSARYDGSSRFAPEKRWGFFPSFSAGYNISKEEFWEPIRPYLSFFKLRGSYGALGNQNVVNYQYLPTIPIRYRRITDNSTNPGYLIGNEIPLYASAPGLLSPDLTWEKITTLDIGAEGSLLSGRLDFVFDWYNRVTSDMLGPTAQLPGTLGATLPQSNNAKLSTKGYELSLGWNDKISENLGYNLKASFSDNKTKILEYYNQTGLVHSWYSGKEYGEVWGLTTDRIMQSAGESMPDQSFYHNKWGPGDMIYKDLNADGKINEGDRTLSNHGDLSIIANTAPRYFYSVSAGLTWKGFDFNMFWQGVGKRDFLPNTTSEYFWGLMAAPANSGIFQDGKMLDYWRPADETNMFGPNTDSYFPKPYFSAERNKNTQDQSRYVLNASYIRLKNLQIGYSLPKNMLEKVYVSRARVYFSAENLLTFSTLPKLYEPETAVASNPRDGGVDMGEIYPINQMFSFGINLTF
- a CDS encoding FecR family protein, which codes for MNQEQFRITELVTRFLTDELSNDELAELERFRERYASLDKWLDEKDLRLSEIAQRMPIYDEVSKESQWSLILEKQQAKKKGIKTFRFRWWAIAASIVLIGSFSTFVFINKADKHEKKQLAKEIRPIVPGEDKAILTLSDGRIVDLTNIAADSLTDGDIKLSLNGAALDYQKMHNVSDEHHQLKVPVGGSFKLILADGTKVWLNSDSELDFPAAFPGNERKVRMKGEAYFEIAKDKSKPFRVEVEGTQVEALGTAFNINTHLYKDRIKTILTEGKIKVRSNGNVQEVVPGYSVITGNGQIVMKEADTEEALAWKDGYFYFDSKGLKEVLEEVARWYDVDLKIQSTLTNKRFKGGIKKSASIKMVCSVLSDLTGYQIEIKDRTLLIK
- a CDS encoding sigma-70 family RNA polymerase sigma factor encodes the protein MTTHLEVRVKELFDQYFISLVEFSWHFVKCHDTALDIVQDTFVKILDKNIALPDHENAVKSYLYTAVRNASLNYTRHLKISEAYNLENPIQEVSDEDVLDAIISAEALNKLYTAIQSLPKGCQEVCRLTYLEGKSNSEVAELCGVSINTIKTQKKRSLELLRGRLSPSLATLKNFILLFF